A single genomic interval of Macadamia integrifolia cultivar HAES 741 chromosome 6, SCU_Mint_v3, whole genome shotgun sequence harbors:
- the LOC122082597 gene encoding transcription factor IBH1-like 1 isoform X2: protein MNRRWITKTTHLCNISVPFAMRAPSTFKQELLKRWLQGLQLCVSSSKEMNFLERKKAIKLSADVVMASARAGKSYWSYAIISNALKQEESKTLVRNILGTEFEKLTKPGMEAFTSHKRVTSRSILRRSYISCRIKKIAPKRVQASSIAKRLVKKRTKVLRGLIPGGESIDEFSLLEESLDYILSLKAQVDVMQCLIEVSELLKDK from the exons atGAACAGACGTTGGATCACTAAAACTACACATCTCTGCAACATCTCTGTACCATTTG CCATGCGAGCACCTAGCACATTCAAGCAAGAGCTCCTCAAGAGATGGCTACAGGGTCTCCAACTTTGTGTCTCTTCTTCCAAGGAAATGAACTTCTTGGAGAGAAAGAAGGCCATAAAGCTCTCAGCAGATGTGGTCATGGCTTCTGCTAGAGCGGGTAAGTCTTATTGGAGTTATGCTATTATTTCCAATGCTTTAAAACAAGAAGAAAGCAAGACCCTTGTAAGGAACATATTGGGTACTGAGTTTGAGAAGCTAACAAAGCCTGGGATGGAAGCTTTCACGTCACACAAGAGGGTTACAAGCAGAAGCATCTTGAGAAGGAGCTACATTTCTTGTAGGATAAAGAAGATTGCACCAAAAAGAGTTCAAGCTAGCTCAATTGCTAAGAGACTGGTGAAGAAGAGAACCAAAGTACTTAGAGGTCTTATACCTGGAGGGGAATCCATAGATGAGTTCTCTTTGTTAGAGGAATCCCTAGATTATATCCTCTCTCTTAAAGCCCAAGTGGATGTAATGCAATGCCTCATTGAAGTTTCTGAGCTCTTAAAAGACAAGTAA
- the LOC122082597 gene encoding transcription factor IBH1-like 1 isoform X1 — translation MNRRWITKTTHLCNISVPFAMRAPSTFKQELLKRWLQGLQLCVSSSKEMNFLERKKAIKLSADVVMASARAGKSYWSYAIISNALKQEESKTLVRNILGTEFEKLTKPGMEAFTSHKRVTSRSILRRSYISCRIKKIAPKRVQASSIAKRLVKKRTKVLRGLIPGGESIDEFSLLEESLDYILSLKAQVDVMQCLIEVSELLKDKSY, via the exons atGAACAGACGTTGGATCACTAAAACTACACATCTCTGCAACATCTCTGTACCATTTG CCATGCGAGCACCTAGCACATTCAAGCAAGAGCTCCTCAAGAGATGGCTACAGGGTCTCCAACTTTGTGTCTCTTCTTCCAAGGAAATGAACTTCTTGGAGAGAAAGAAGGCCATAAAGCTCTCAGCAGATGTGGTCATGGCTTCTGCTAGAGCGGGTAAGTCTTATTGGAGTTATGCTATTATTTCCAATGCTTTAAAACAAGAAGAAAGCAAGACCCTTGTAAGGAACATATTGGGTACTGAGTTTGAGAAGCTAACAAAGCCTGGGATGGAAGCTTTCACGTCACACAAGAGGGTTACAAGCAGAAGCATCTTGAGAAGGAGCTACATTTCTTGTAGGATAAAGAAGATTGCACCAAAAAGAGTTCAAGCTAGCTCAATTGCTAAGAGACTGGTGAAGAAGAGAACCAAAGTACTTAGAGGTCTTATACCTGGAGGGGAATCCATAGATGAGTTCTCTTTGTTAGAGGAATCCCTAGATTATATCCTCTCTCTTAAAGCCCAAGTGGATGTAATGCAATGCCTCATTGAAGTTTCTGAGCTCTTAAAAGACAA atcCTATTAA